The following are from one region of the Capsicum annuum cultivar UCD-10X-F1 chromosome 1, UCD10Xv1.1, whole genome shotgun sequence genome:
- the LOC107864521 gene encoding 1-aminocyclopropane-1-carboxylate synthase yields MVSITSNYQKQQLLSKIATNDGHGENSAYFDGWKAYANDPFNLTDNPNGVIQMGLAENQLCFDLIQEWVVNNPKASICTVEGAEDFQEIAIFQDYHGLPEFRQAVARFMEKVRGDRVTFDPNRIVMSGGATGAHEMLAFCLADPGDAFLVPTPYYPGFDRDLRWRTGVQLFPVVCESSNDFKVTRKALEEAYEKAQESNIKIKGLLINNPSNPLGTLLDKDTLRDIVTFINSKNIHLVCDEIYASTVFDQPRFISVSEVVDEMIGCNQDLIHIVYSLSKDLGFPGFRVGIVYSYNDTVVDIARKMSSFGLVSTQTQHLLASMLSDEIFIEKFIVESSERLGIRQEMFTKGLAQIGISTLKSNAGLFFWMDLRRLLKEPTFDAELELWRIIIHEVKLNVSPGVSFHCSEPGWFRVCFANMDDETMRTALRRIKNFVHQTKGLHTKVAVLKKQCSRSKLQISLSFRRLDDFNSPVHSPMNSPMVRT; encoded by the exons atGGTGTCCATTACAAGCAATTACCAAAAGCAACAACTTCTTTCAAAGATAGCAACAAATGATGGACATGGAGAAAACTCAGCTTATTTTGATGGTTGGAAAGCATATGCAAATGACCCTTTTAATCTTACTGATAATCCTAATGGTGTTATTCAGATGGGTCTTGCTGAAAATCAG cTTTGCTTTGATTTGATCCAAGAATGGGTGGTGAATAATCCAAAAGCATCAATTTGCACTGTTGAAGGAGCTGAAGATTTCCAGGAGATTGCTATTTTTCAAGATTATCATGGCTTGCCAGAGTTTAGACAA gcAGTTGCAAGATTTATGGAGAAAGTGAGAGGAGACAGAGTTACATTTGATCCAAACAGAATAGTAATGAGTGGAGGTGCAACTGGTGCTCATGAAATGCTTGCTTTTTGCTTGGCTGATCCTGGTGATGCCTTTTTGGTTCCTACACCATATTATCCTGG ATTTGATAGAGATTTGAGGTGGAGAACTGGTGTGCAACTATTTCCAGTTGTTTGTGAAAGTTCTAATGATTTTAAAGTCACTAGAAAAGCCTTAGAAGAAGCATATGAAAAGGCTCAAGAATCCAACATCAAAATAAAGGGCTTACTTATAAACAATCCTTCAAATCCATTAGGCACTCTTCTTGACAAGGACACATTGAGAGACATTGTAACATTCATCAACTCGAAAAACATCCACTTAGTATGCGATGAAATCTATGCTTCCACGGTCTTTGATCAGCCTAGATTCATCAGTGTTTCTGAAGTTGTCGATGAAATGATTGGATGTAACCAAGATTTGATCCACATTGTCTATAGCTTGTCCAAAGATTTGGGATTTCCAGGATTCAGGGTCGGGATTGTTTACTCGTACAATGATACAGTAGTGGACATCGCTAGAAAGATGTCGAGCTTTGGGTTAGTTTCAACACAGACACAACATCTGCTTGCATCAATGTTGTCTGATGAAATTTTCATTGAAAAATTCATTGTTGAGAGTTCCGAAAGGCTTGGAATAAGGCAGGAGATGTTCACAAAAGGACTAGCACAAATTGGAATCAGTACATTGAAAAGCAATGCTGGCTTGTTTTTCTGGATGGATTTAAGGAGACTTCTTAAAGAACCAACATTCGATGCTGAATTGGAACTGTGGAGAATTATTATTCATGAAGTGAAACTTAATGTTTCACCAGGTGTTTCTTTTCATTGTTCTGAACCTGGTTGGTTTAGAGTTTGTTTCGCGAATATGGATGATGAAACTATGAGAACAGCATTAAGAAGGATAAAGAACTTTGTGCATCAGACAAAGGGACTTCATACTAAAGTTGCTGTTCTTAAGAAACAATGCAGCAGGAGCAAACTTCAAATCAGCTTATCATTTCGACGATTGGATGATTTCAACTCACCAGTTCACTCTCCGATGAATTCGCCTATGGTCAGGACTTGA